In Flavobacterium sp. 83, the genomic window GGTACACTTTATTTTGATATAAAAAATATTTATGCAATAGTTTACATATTGCTAACCTTTTAGAGTTAAAAAAACAACAATTTACATTCGTATAAATAAGTTTTGAATGAACTTAGTAATTTAGCATTATTTAATTATATTTGAGTAATGAAAAACAAAACCAATCAAATAACCTTAACTTATATACTTATTTCCATATTTATGGCAATAATTTGCCATAAATTATTACAAAAATACGCTTACTCTACTAACTATCAGTATTATAATTTCATAAAAGAAATAGTATTCATTTCTTTTACTGGTATAATTTATAAATATATTTTATCAAAAAATGACAATAGAAATATTGCTATTTTTGAAAAATTAAAGAATACAAATGACGAAATTAAAGAATCGAATGAAAAATATGACATTGTAGCAAAAGCTACAAGTGACACTATTTGGGATTGGAAAATACAAGAAGATAATTTATCTTGGAATAAAGGCATTGAAAGTGTTTTTGGCTACAAAGAACATCAAGTAGGAGACAACTCAACATGGTGGTTTGATAAAATTCATCCCGAAGACAGTATTAAAATGTCTATCAAACTATACTCCTTTATTGAGCAAAAAACTGAAAAATGGCAAGATCAATACCGATTTAAATGTGCTGACAACTCATATAAATATGTACTTGACAGAGGTTTTCTTCTTAAAGACGAAGAAGGAAAAGCCATAAGAATGATTGGAGCGATACAAGACATTACAAAACAAAAAGAAGAAGAACAAAGACTTAAATTATTAGAAACTGTATTTACCCAATCCAAAGATTCGATAATTATTACCGAATCTAATTCTAAAGAGAATGCAATCCCTAAAATAATTTATGTTAACCCAGCTTTCTCTATAATGTCTGGATACAAATCTGATGAGATTATTGGAAAAACTCCAAGTATCTTTAAAGGCCCAAATTCAGACAAACAAGAATATAAAAAGCTCTATGCCGCTTTAAAAAATAAAGAGGAATGCTTAATTGAAACTATAAGTTATAAAAAAAACAAAGAAGAATATTGGGTTCGCTTTTCAATGATTCCTATTTACAATTCCGAAAACCAACTATCACATTGGATTTCGATACAAAGAGATGTCTCAACAGAAAAAAAACAAGAAAAAGAAAAAGAGCAACTTATTCGAGAATTAACACAAAACAACAAAGATTTAAAACAATTTTCATATATCACTTCTCATAATCTTAGAGCTCCTTTATCTAACTTAACCGGGCTACTAAACTTAATTGAAGATATACCCATTGAAAACCAAGAACTAAAAGAGATTCTAAGCGGTTTTAATAAATCAACACATTTATTAAACGACACTATTAACGACTTAGTAAAAGTAATCATCATCAAAGACAACCCTTCTATTCAAAAAGAAGACGTATTGCTAAAAGAAATTTTCGAAAATGTCTTTAACCAATTAAATTTTCAAATTGAATTGTACAAACCTATAATTAAACTTAACTTCGAAAAAGTTTCTGTATTAAATACAAACAAAGCATATATAGAAAGCATCATGTTAAATCTACTAACAAACGCTATAAAATATAAATCCGAAAATAGAAAATTAAAAATCACAATTAATGCTAACGAAGTTGACGACACCGTCTACCTCACATTCGAAGACAATGGAATAGGAATTGATTTAGAAAGAAATCGAGATAAAGTTTTTGGCCTATACCAACGATTCCATAATTATCCTGACAGCAAAGGACTAGGACTATATCTGGTTAAATCTCAGGTTGAAACTATGGGAGGAACTATTAGTATTGAAAGCGAAGTAAACAAAGGAACTATATTCACATTAACATTCAAAAACAAACAATAATGTTGGACCTAATTCTATGCGTTGATGACGACCCTATAACACTTATGTTGTGCAAAAAAGTAATTATAAAAGCAACCTTTTCTAATGAAATAATCACCGCTCAAAATGGAGAAGAAGCCCTTCTCTTCTTTAATAAAATAAAATACACCAAGACCGAAAGCAGATTAAAAAAACATCCTGAATTAATATTTTTAGATCTAAATATGCCCGTTATGGGAGGATGGGAATTTTTAGACATTTTCAATACCGTCGATTACTCAGAGTTCAACGCTATAAAAGTTGTCGTTCTTTCTTCCACAATAGACCCTAAAGACTTAGAAAAAGCAAAAACATATCCTATGGTTATTGATTTTTTATCAAAACCGATAACCACATCAATGCTTGAGTACTTAAAAAACAAAGTGTAAAACACCGTCTTATCCTAAAAAAAATGACACAAATTAAACTTTAAAGCTACATTAATTACCACCTTAGAAACAAAAAAATTTAATAAAGATAGATTTCTTCTTATTTAGATTACGCAATTTTTTTGTCTAATCCCAGACTTTTAAGATTAATACGACATACACATAAAAAAAGCTCTCAATAAATGGACATGCCCCAAAAAGTTAGACACTATTTGGGGCATTTTTTATGGAAAGAAAAGTTAAGTATGGTTACACATTTAAACTTGAATGTGTACAGGAGGTTTTAAACGAACATCAGTCTTGTTGTTCCGTTTCAAAGCAAAAGGGATTTTCGAAATCGCAACTACAAAAATGGGTTAGATTGTACAATAACTATGGAGGCAAAGGATTATTGCCATCTAAAAACAGGATCTATTCCATTGATTTTAAAATGAAAGTTTTAAAATCGTTATCAGAAGAACATCTATCTTTAAGTAAAGCATGTTTGTTGTTTAATATTCCATCAGAATCTACTATTGTAAAATGGAAGAAAGATTTTGCTAATTTTGGTATTGAAGGATTAAAACCAAAACTTAAAGGCAGACCAATATCTATGAGTGATTATAAGCGTAAAAAACGTAAATCAGACAAACCTTTAACAAGAGAGGAAGAACTCTTAAAAGAGAACGAAAGACTTCGTTGTGAGAATGAATTGCTAAAAAAGTTACAAGCCTTAATTCAAGCCAGGAGAAATCCCAAGCCATAATGGAGTTAAGGCATAAATTTGATTTAGAATTACTTCTAGATTTAACAAAAATGGCACGTAGTAGTTTTTATTATCATCAAAAGCAGAATAAATTACCTGATAAATACAAAGAAATCAAAGAGTTAATTAAAGCCATTTATCAAAGCCATAAAGGGCGCTATGGTTACAGAAGAATAACCGATGAACTCCAAAATAGAGCAATGATTATCAATCATAAAACAGTTTTTAGATTAATGAAATTACTGGGATTAAAAAGTCTTATTAGATTAAAGAAATATAAATCATATAAAGGCGAACAAGGTAAAATTGCACCAAATGTTCTAAAAAGAAATTTCAAAGCAGTTGCACCAAATCAAAAATGGGCAACCGATATAACCGAGTTTAATGTCTCGGGTCAAAAATTGTATCTATCGCCTATTATTGATTTATTTAATCAAGAAATAATCAGTTACGAACTAACAGAACGCCCAGTGTTTAATCAAGTAGTTATAATGCTCAAAAAAGCATTTAAAAAAATACCTAATAACACTAATCTAACACTGCATTCAGATCAAGGCTGGCAATATCAAATGAAACAATATCAGTATTTGCTGAAAGAAAAAGGAATTGTACAAAGTATGTCAAGAAAAGGAAATTGTTTAGACAATGCTATAATTGAAAACTTCTTTGGAATATTAAAATCTGAACTGTTTTATCTTAAAAAATACACATCATTAGACCAATTAAAAAAGGAAATAAATGAATATATAAAATATTACAATAAAGATAGAATCAAGTCGAATTTAAACAAAATGAGCCCGATACAATATCGAGCTCATTATTATCAAAATTAATTATAAATTTGTCTAAACTTTTGGGTGCAGTCTAAAATTGAGAGCTTTTTTTATATTTATTCAAAAATTGTATTAATTACAATTTAGCCACATGTTTCGTTAATTTAGACTTTAAATTAGAAGCTTTATTATCATGGATGATATTTTTCTTAGCTAATTTATCAATCATAGAAATTACACTTGATAATTTAGAAGTAGCATCTGTTTTATCAGTAGCTATTCTTAATGCTTTAATTGCATTACGAGTAGTTTTATGTTGGTATCTATTTAATACTCTTCTCTTTTCGTTACTTCTAATTCTTTTTAGAGCTGATTTATGATTTGCCATTTTACTTTATTTTTTTTTAATTGTAATAATTGTTATAAACTATTAGTTAAAAAAGAAAAACCTCCCACAATTGTTAATCAATCACTTTGGTTTTAACTAATAAAACAACGATTGGAGACACCAACCTCTGTTTTACAAAACTTATTTACAACTAATTGTAGTCCGTAAGGGAATCGAACCCCTGTTACCAAGACGAAATCTTGGCGTCCTAACCCCTAGACGAACGGACCTTATCCTCCTAAGTTTTTATCAATATAAATTGAAATTGTAGCCCGTAGCGGAATCGAACCGCTCTTACA contains:
- a CDS encoding PAS domain-containing protein; the encoded protein is MKNKTNQITLTYILISIFMAIICHKLLQKYAYSTNYQYYNFIKEIVFISFTGIIYKYILSKNDNRNIAIFEKLKNTNDEIKESNEKYDIVAKATSDTIWDWKIQEDNLSWNKGIESVFGYKEHQVGDNSTWWFDKIHPEDSIKMSIKLYSFIEQKTEKWQDQYRFKCADNSYKYVLDRGFLLKDEEGKAIRMIGAIQDITKQKEEEQRLKLLETVFTQSKDSIIITESNSKENAIPKIIYVNPAFSIMSGYKSDEIIGKTPSIFKGPNSDKQEYKKLYAALKNKEECLIETISYKKNKEEYWVRFSMIPIYNSENQLSHWISIQRDVSTEKKQEKEKEQLIRELTQNNKDLKQFSYITSHNLRAPLSNLTGLLNLIEDIPIENQELKEILSGFNKSTHLLNDTINDLVKVIIIKDNPSIQKEDVLLKEIFENVFNQLNFQIELYKPIIKLNFEKVSVLNTNKAYIESIMLNLLTNAIKYKSENRKLKITINANEVDDTVYLTFEDNGIGIDLERNRDKVFGLYQRFHNYPDSKGLGLYLVKSQVETMGGTISIESEVNKGTIFTLTFKNKQ
- a CDS encoding response regulator produces the protein MLDLILCVDDDPITLMLCKKVIIKATFSNEIITAQNGEEALLFFNKIKYTKTESRLKKHPELIFLDLNMPVMGGWEFLDIFNTVDYSEFNAIKVVVLSSTIDPKDLEKAKTYPMVIDFLSKPITTSMLEYLKNKV
- a CDS encoding IS3 family transposase (programmed frameshift), producing the protein MERKVKYGYTFKLECVQEVLNEHQSCCSVSKQKGFSKSQLQKWVRLYNNYGGKGLLPSKNRIYSIDFKMKVLKSLSEEHLSLSKACLLFNIPSESTIVKWKKDFANFGIEGLKPKLKGRPISMSDYKRKKRKSDKPLTREEELLKENERLRCENGIAKKVTSLNSSQEKSQAIMELRHKFDLELLLDLTKMARSSFYYHQKQNKLPDKYKEIKELIKAIYQSHKGRYGYRRITDELQNRAMIINHKTVFRLMKLLGLKSLIRLKKYKSYKGEQGKIAPNVLKRNFKAVAPNQKWATDITEFNVSGQKLYLSPIIDLFNQEIISYELTERPVFNQVVIMLKKAFKKIPNNTNLTLHSDQGWQYQMKQYQYLLKEKGIVQSMSRKGNCLDNAIIENFFGILKSELFYLKKYTSLDQLKKEINEYIKYYNKDRIKSNLNKMSPIQYRAHYYQN
- the rpsT gene encoding 30S ribosomal protein S20; this encodes MANHKSALKRIRSNEKRRVLNRYQHKTTRNAIKALRIATDKTDATSKLSSVISMIDKLAKKNIIHDNKASNLKSKLTKHVAKL